One segment of Deinococcus metalli DNA contains the following:
- the pepF gene encoding oligoendopeptidase F, whose translation MTTPAKTLPPRAQAPTEQTWDIEALYATPDDWTAEAGRLPEAIDALSAHGGRLGRGPDALLAYLAEADDVLLRMQRFASYASMTASVDGRDAVAAARRDAANGLMARLGSVTAALQPELLAIPDDVLDGWLAQPEFADQRVRLERLRRNRPHVRSAEVEALLGAVQAPFASERGIHPALANMDLRFGTAGGEVITQGNVDRLTASADREVRREAWEHYADAHLAAKHAQAAMYATNVRQNVFVARARQYPDTVTASLAPDAIPVEVVTTLLDTYRANTPTWHRYWRVRREWLGLPDLREYDVKAALVPSRAVGYAQAVEWIAQGMAPLGEDYVREMRRGLTTDRWVDYAENDGKRQGAYSNGGGRVKPFIFMTWNGTMNSYSTLAHEIGHSMHSLLSTRTHPFSVPRYTLFHAEVASNFNQAMVRQHLLEKARAAGDTEFEVQIIEEALSNFHRYFFIMPTLAAFELECYRRIEAGGTLSAPDLITLMADLLAQGYGDGVTMDRERSGITWAEFSTHLYANFYAYQYATGISAAHQLLAQFGQDPEAARMTYLRFLESGGSLDPIDALKEAGVDMLSAGPVEATFRTLAGYVDRLEKLLAERKAGQAAIQAP comes from the coding sequence ATGACCACCCCGGCGAAGACCCTGCCCCCGCGCGCGCAGGCCCCGACAGAGCAGACCTGGGACATCGAGGCGCTGTACGCGACCCCGGACGACTGGACCGCCGAGGCCGGGCGGCTGCCCGAGGCCATCGACGCGCTCTCGGCGCACGGCGGGCGCCTCGGCCGCGGGCCGGACGCGCTGCTCGCGTACCTCGCCGAGGCGGACGATGTCCTGCTGCGGATGCAGCGCTTCGCGTCGTACGCCTCCATGACTGCGAGCGTGGACGGCCGCGACGCCGTGGCCGCCGCCCGGCGCGACGCCGCGAACGGCCTGATGGCCCGCCTGGGCAGCGTGACGGCTGCACTGCAACCCGAACTGCTGGCGATTCCGGACGACGTGCTGGACGGCTGGCTGGCCCAGCCCGAGTTCGCGGACCAGCGGGTGCGCCTGGAGCGCCTGCGCCGTAATCGCCCGCACGTGCGCTCGGCCGAGGTCGAGGCCCTGCTGGGCGCGGTGCAGGCACCCTTTGCCAGCGAGCGCGGCATCCACCCGGCGCTGGCGAACATGGACCTGCGTTTCGGCACGGCCGGTGGCGAGGTGATCACGCAGGGCAACGTGGACCGTCTCACCGCGTCGGCCGACCGCGAGGTGCGGCGCGAGGCGTGGGAGCACTACGCCGACGCCCACCTGGCGGCGAAGCACGCCCAGGCGGCCATGTACGCCACCAACGTGCGCCAGAACGTGTTCGTGGCCCGCGCGCGGCAGTACCCGGACACCGTCACGGCCAGCCTCGCGCCGGACGCGATTCCGGTGGAGGTCGTCACGACCCTGCTGGACACCTACCGCGCGAACACGCCCACGTGGCACCGCTACTGGCGCGTGCGCCGCGAGTGGCTGGGCCTGCCGGACCTGCGCGAGTACGACGTGAAGGCCGCGCTGGTGCCGAGCCGCGCCGTCGGTTACGCCCAGGCGGTCGAGTGGATCGCGCAGGGTATGGCGCCCCTGGGCGAGGACTACGTGCGTGAAATGCGCCGGGGCCTCACCACGGACCGCTGGGTGGACTACGCCGAGAACGACGGCAAACGCCAGGGCGCGTACTCAAACGGCGGGGGCCGGGTCAAGCCGTTCATCTTCATGACGTGGAACGGCACCATGAACTCGTACTCCACCCTGGCGCACGAGATCGGGCATTCCATGCACTCGCTGCTCTCGACCCGCACGCACCCGTTCAGCGTGCCGCGCTACACCCTGTTCCACGCCGAGGTCGCCAGCAACTTCAATCAGGCGATGGTGCGTCAGCACCTGCTGGAGAAAGCGCGCGCGGCCGGCGACACCGAGTTCGAGGTGCAGATCATCGAGGAGGCGCTGTCGAACTTCCACCGCTACTTCTTCATCATGCCGACCCTGGCGGCCTTTGAACTGGAGTGCTACCGGCGAATCGAGGCCGGCGGCACGCTCAGCGCGCCGGACCTGATCACCCTGATGGCCGACCTGCTCGCGCAGGGCTACGGCGACGGCGTCACCATGGACCGCGAGCGCAGCGGCATCACGTGGGCCGAGTTCTCCACGCACCTATACGCGAACTTCTACGCGTACCAGTACGCGACCGGCATCAGTGCCGCGCACCAGCTCCTGGCCCAGTTTGGACAGGACCCCGAAGCGGCGCGCATGACATATCTGCGCTTCCTGGAGTCGGGAGGCAGCCTTGATCCCATTGACGCGCTGAAGGAAGCGGGCGTGGACATGCTGAGCGCCGGACCGGTCGAGGCGACGTTCCGCACGCTGGCCGGCTACGTGGACCGGCTGGAGAAACTGCTGGCGGAGCGGAAGGCCGGGCAGGCGGCCATTCAGGCACCGTAA
- a CDS encoding YbjN domain-containing protein, with the protein MTMDTALLTLDTLAKYLKDKEVQLDMEDNNGQRFIRMGWRFEMGDAAVLVSVNDGPNNTSRLEITCVTQKQYNGRRNEVVNMLNDRNRERAFARSIDADGNVWLEYVGFYPTLAEMPQETFDTLFGGVLMHFQDDYGALEGVSPAGGMQVQQPQA; encoded by the coding sequence ATGACGATGGACACGGCACTCCTGACGCTGGACACGCTCGCGAAGTACCTGAAGGACAAGGAAGTCCAGCTGGACATGGAAGACAACAACGGCCAGCGCTTTATCCGCATGGGCTGGCGCTTCGAGATGGGCGACGCGGCCGTGCTGGTCAGCGTGAACGACGGCCCGAACAACACCAGCCGCCTGGAGATCACCTGCGTGACCCAGAAGCAGTACAACGGCCGCCGCAACGAAGTCGTGAACATGCTCAACGACCGCAACCGCGAGCGGGCCTTCGCGCGCAGCATCGACGCCGACGGCAACGTGTGGCTGGAATACGTGGGCTTCTACCCCACCCTGGCCGAGATGCCCCAGGAGACCTTCGACACGCTGTTCGGCGGCGTCCTGATGCACTTCCAGGACGACTACGGCGCGCTGGAAGGCGTGTCTCCGGCCGGCGGCATGCAGGTCCAGCAGCCCCAGGCCTGA
- a CDS encoding RlpA-like double-psi beta-barrel domain-containing protein gives MRTGGWLRAALLAGAALTGAADANRVYRVQPGDTLWSLAHANGTTVANLLALNPRPAATLRAGEVILLPDREAADEVVTGEVAAPVTPAGAVQVGQAVYYPGRPDATTAMTAAHLTLPKGTWVRVTHRVTGRSVDVLINDRGPFGVPSRIIDLSAAAAQKLGILSEGVAPVTVAVLARP, from the coding sequence GTGAGGACCGGCGGGTGGCTGCGGGCGGCGCTCCTCGCTGGGGCCGCGCTGACCGGCGCGGCAGACGCGAACCGGGTGTACCGCGTGCAGCCGGGCGACACGCTGTGGTCCCTGGCCCACGCGAACGGCACCACCGTGGCAAACCTACTGGCACTCAATCCCCGGCCCGCCGCCACGCTGCGGGCGGGCGAGGTCATTCTGCTGCCAGACCGTGAGGCCGCGGACGAGGTGGTGACGGGTGAGGTGGCAGCCCCGGTGACCCCGGCCGGAGCAGTGCAGGTAGGACAGGCGGTGTACTACCCGGGCCGGCCGGACGCCACGACGGCGATGACCGCCGCGCACCTGACGCTACCGAAGGGCACGTGGGTGCGCGTCACGCACCGCGTCACGGGCCGCAGCGTGGACGTCCTGATCAACGACCGTGGTCCGTTTGGCGTGCCGTCGCGGATCATCGACCTGTCGGCGGCGGCGGCGCAGAAACTGGGCATCCTGAGCGAGGGCGTGGCTCCGGTGACGGTCGCGGTGCTCGCCCGGCCGTAG
- a CDS encoding M24 family metallopeptidase yields MTSLEQLRSAMRRAGVDALWISDPANVRALSGFTSGKDGKVLVTQSGATLYTDARYTVQAAGESSVPQFIARPPDTYAHAAPTLGGQRVGIEADHLTVAVLDDLRAAWPDATVVPVRGLVQGLRVRKDARELAALRAAQAIADAAFAQVHPTIRAGVTELDVALELELAMRRAGAQSAFEIIVASGPNGAKPHGVASSRVIGEDELVTVDMGAQVDGYHSDMTRTVAVGNPSAELRRMYRAVLEAEEAAVAAVRPGVRAADLDRLARDLLTGHGLGEYFAHSLGHGVGLDIHEGPSLRGTSEDVLESGMVITIEPGVYVPDVGGVRIEDLVLVTDHGYEVLSRAEKDHL; encoded by the coding sequence ATGACCTCACTGGAACAGCTGCGGAGCGCCATGCGCCGGGCCGGGGTGGACGCCCTGTGGATCAGCGACCCCGCCAACGTGCGCGCCCTGAGCGGCTTCACGTCCGGCAAGGACGGCAAGGTGCTCGTGACGCAGAGCGGCGCGACGCTCTACACCGACGCGCGCTACACCGTGCAGGCGGCGGGCGAGTCGAGCGTGCCGCAGTTCATCGCCCGGCCGCCGGACACCTACGCCCACGCGGCGCCGACGCTCGGCGGCCAGCGGGTCGGCATCGAGGCGGACCACCTGACGGTCGCGGTGCTGGACGACCTGCGCGCCGCGTGGCCCGACGCCACGGTGGTCCCGGTCCGGGGGCTGGTGCAGGGCCTGCGGGTCCGCAAGGACGCCCGGGAACTAGCCGCCCTGCGCGCCGCCCAGGCCATCGCCGACGCCGCCTTCGCGCAGGTGCACCCGACGATCCGGGCCGGCGTGACCGAGCTGGACGTGGCCCTGGAACTCGAACTCGCGATGCGGCGGGCCGGCGCCCAGAGCGCCTTCGAGATCATCGTGGCGAGCGGCCCGAACGGCGCAAAGCCCCACGGGGTGGCGTCCAGCCGCGTGATCGGTGAGGACGAGCTGGTGACCGTGGACATGGGCGCGCAGGTGGACGGCTACCACAGCGACATGACCCGCACGGTGGCGGTCGGGAACCCATCCGCCGAGCTGCGCCGGATGTACCGCGCGGTCCTGGAGGCCGAGGAAGCGGCCGTGGCGGCGGTGCGGCCGGGCGTGCGAGCCGCGGATCTCGACCGGCTGGCGCGCGACCTGCTGACCGGGCACGGCCTGGGGGAGTATTTCGCGCACTCGCTGGGGCACGGCGTGGGCCTCGACATCCACGAGGGACCCAGCCTGCGCGGCACCAGCGAGGACGTGCTGGAAAGCGGCATGGTCATCACCATCGAGCCCGGCGTGTACGTGCCGGACGTGGGCGGCGTGCGAATCGAGGACCTGGTGCTCGTGACCGACCACGGGTACGAGGTGCTGAGCCGGGCCGAGAAGGACCATCTGTGA
- the sucC gene encoding ADP-forming succinate--CoA ligase subunit beta gives MKLHEYQGKDILRQFGVNVQDGKVARTPDEVRQVAREYGQPVVVKAQVHVGGRGKAGGVKFSPTEDKAFENGEKILGMDIKGLTVNKVLVTRAVDIDAGTEYYVGMIVDRNVQSYTLMASAEGGMEIEEVAAATPEKIIKHRVDPVTGLRPYEARDVAIKAGFKGNLNKIADMMVKMSEAAFARDAVLVEINPLFVGPDGVPVALDTKFEVDDNAMYRHRDLADWRELEAEHPLEIEASKYGFAYVKLDGNVGVLGNGAGIVMTSLDVVNRAGAKPANFLDIGGGAKAEIVYNAVKLVSKDTDVKAIFINIFGGITRADEVAKGVIQALNDGILTKPVRMRIAGTAEDEAKALLAEVNSPLIQMYPTMFEAADEAAREANAASQGSK, from the coding sequence GTGAAACTTCACGAGTATCAGGGCAAGGACATCCTGCGCCAGTTTGGCGTCAATGTGCAGGACGGCAAGGTCGCCCGCACCCCGGACGAGGTGCGGCAGGTCGCGCGCGAGTACGGCCAGCCGGTCGTGGTCAAGGCGCAGGTACACGTCGGCGGGCGCGGCAAGGCCGGCGGCGTGAAGTTCAGCCCGACCGAGGACAAGGCCTTCGAGAACGGGGAGAAGATCCTCGGCATGGACATCAAGGGCCTAACCGTCAACAAGGTGCTGGTCACGCGCGCCGTGGACATCGACGCCGGCACCGAGTACTACGTCGGCATGATCGTTGACCGCAACGTGCAGAGCTACACCCTGATGGCCTCCGCCGAGGGCGGCATGGAGATCGAGGAGGTCGCCGCCGCCACGCCGGAGAAGATCATCAAGCACCGTGTGGACCCAGTGACCGGTCTGCGGCCCTACGAAGCGCGTGACGTGGCCATCAAGGCCGGCTTCAAGGGCAACCTGAACAAGATCGCAGACATGATGGTCAAGATGAGCGAGGCCGCGTTCGCGCGTGACGCCGTGCTCGTCGAGATCAACCCGCTGTTCGTTGGCCCGGACGGCGTGCCGGTCGCGCTCGACACGAAGTTCGAGGTGGACGACAACGCCATGTACCGCCACCGCGACCTCGCCGACTGGCGCGAGCTGGAAGCCGAGCACCCGCTTGAGATCGAGGCCAGCAAGTACGGCTTCGCGTACGTGAAGCTCGACGGCAACGTCGGCGTGCTCGGCAACGGCGCGGGCATCGTGATGACCTCGCTGGACGTCGTGAACCGTGCCGGCGCCAAGCCCGCGAACTTCCTCGACATCGGCGGCGGTGCCAAGGCCGAGATCGTGTACAACGCGGTCAAGTTGGTCAGCAAGGACACCGACGTCAAGGCGATCTTCATCAACATCTTCGGCGGCATCACCCGGGCCGACGAGGTCGCCAAGGGCGTCATCCAGGCGCTGAACGACGGCATCCTGACCAAACCGGTGCGCATGCGCATTGCCGGCACCGCCGAGGACGAGGCCAAAGCGCTGCTGGCGGAGGTCAACAGCCCGCTGATCCAGATGTACCCGACCATGTTCGAGGCCGCCGACGAGGCCGCCAGGGAAGCCAACGCGGCCAGCCAGGGGAGCAAGTAA
- the sucD gene encoding succinate--CoA ligase subunit alpha — protein sequence MGILVDKNSKVIVQGMTGREGASHSRAMKEFGTQVVAGVTPGKGGQDFEGWPVFNSVAEAKSATGANVSIIFVPPAGAADAVLEAAHAGIPLIILITEGVPTVDMMRAVQEVKALDEHSRAHGGEGVRLIGGNCPGLVTNAEAKVGIMPNKIYATPGRIGLISRSGTLTYEAAKLLNDAGMGTSTTVGIGGDPVIGTTFADVLPLFEADPDTDAVVVIGEIGGADEEAAAEYIKTSMKKPVVAFISGRSAPKGKRMGHAGAIIMGDVGTPESKLAAFQAANVPVADTMPEIIDLVKQALNK from the coding sequence ATGGGCATTCTCGTCGACAAGAACAGCAAGGTCATCGTGCAGGGCATGACCGGCCGTGAGGGCGCCAGCCACTCGCGCGCCATGAAGGAATTCGGCACGCAGGTCGTCGCGGGCGTCACGCCCGGCAAGGGCGGCCAGGACTTCGAGGGCTGGCCGGTCTTCAACTCCGTGGCGGAGGCCAAATCTGCCACCGGCGCGAACGTCAGCATCATCTTCGTGCCCCCGGCGGGCGCGGCGGACGCGGTGCTGGAAGCCGCGCACGCGGGCATTCCCCTGATCATCCTGATCACCGAGGGCGTGCCCACCGTGGACATGATGCGCGCCGTGCAGGAAGTCAAGGCGCTCGACGAGCACAGCCGTGCCCACGGCGGCGAGGGCGTGCGCCTGATCGGCGGTAACTGCCCCGGTCTGGTCACCAACGCTGAGGCCAAGGTCGGCATCATGCCGAACAAGATCTACGCCACGCCCGGCCGCATCGGACTGATCAGCCGCAGCGGCACCCTGACCTACGAGGCGGCCAAGCTGCTGAACGACGCCGGCATGGGCACCAGCACCACGGTCGGCATCGGCGGCGACCCGGTGATCGGCACGACCTTCGCGGACGTCCTGCCCCTGTTCGAAGCGGACCCGGACACCGACGCGGTCGTCGTGATCGGTGAGATTGGCGGCGCGGACGAGGAAGCGGCGGCCGAGTACATCAAGACCAGCATGAAGAAGCCCGTGGTGGCCTTCATCAGCGGCCGCAGCGCGCCCAAGGGCAAGCGCATGGGTCACGCCGGCGCGATCATCATGGGCGACGTCGGCACCCCGGAGAGCAAGCTCGCCGCCTTCCAGGCCGCGAACGTCCCGGTGGCCGACACCATGCCCGAGATCATCGACCTGGTGAAGCAGGCGCTGAACAAGTAA
- the bshA gene encoding N-acetyl-alpha-D-glucosaminyl L-malate synthase BshA, protein MKVAVLCHASAGGSGVVATELGLKVARAGHEVHFVGTAQPFRLAGHGGMRGPYFHQVSSFAYALFEQPYPELAAANTLTEVILEHDIQLSHAHYAIPHATAAIHAKAITGRTRVITTLHGTDVTLVGAEPAFRHTTRHAIERSNHVTAVSAFLADQTRELFGVGRDIEVIHNFVDGDRFVRITDPAVRARFAHPDEALLVHVSNFRPVKRVQDVVQVFARVASEIPARLLMIGDGPDRPRAFELAQQLGVIGRTHFLGSFPDVETVLGISDLFLLPSSNESFGLAALEAMSCEVPVVAARAGGIPEVVEDGVTGILCPVGDVDGMAHGALRILRDREVYTAMGHAGREAALTRFHPSRIVPQYLAAYEHTIRR, encoded by the coding sequence ATGAAAGTCGCCGTCCTGTGCCACGCCAGCGCGGGCGGCTCCGGCGTCGTCGCCACCGAACTCGGCCTGAAGGTCGCCCGCGCCGGGCACGAGGTGCATTTTGTCGGCACCGCGCAGCCGTTCCGGCTCGCCGGACACGGCGGCATGCGCGGCCCGTATTTCCACCAGGTGAGTTCCTTCGCGTATGCCCTGTTCGAGCAGCCCTACCCGGAACTCGCGGCCGCGAACACCCTCACGGAAGTGATCCTCGAGCACGACATCCAGCTCTCACATGCGCATTACGCCATTCCGCACGCGACGGCCGCCATCCACGCCAAGGCGATCACCGGGCGCACGCGTGTGATCACGACGCTGCACGGCACGGACGTGACCCTCGTCGGCGCGGAGCCTGCGTTCCGGCACACCACGCGGCACGCCATCGAACGCAGCAACCACGTGACAGCCGTGTCGGCTTTCCTGGCCGACCAGACGCGTGAGCTGTTCGGCGTCGGCCGCGACATCGAGGTCATCCACAACTTCGTGGACGGCGACCGCTTCGTGCGGATCACCGACCCGGCCGTCCGCGCCCGCTTCGCCCACCCGGACGAGGCGCTGCTGGTGCACGTCAGCAACTTCCGGCCGGTCAAGCGCGTGCAGGACGTCGTGCAGGTCTTTGCCCGCGTGGCGAGCGAGATCCCGGCCCGCCTGCTGATGATCGGCGACGGCCCGGACCGCCCGCGCGCCTTTGAACTCGCCCAGCAGCTCGGCGTGATCGGCCGCACGCACTTCCTCGGGTCATTCCCGGACGTCGAGACGGTGTTGGGCATCAGCGATCTGTTCCTGTTGCCCAGTTCGAACGAGAGCTTCGGCCTGGCCGCCCTGGAAGCCATGAGCTGCGAGGTGCCGGTCGTGGCCGCGCGCGCCGGTGGCATCCCAGAGGTCGTCGAGGACGGCGTGACCGGCATCCTGTGCCCCGTCGGTGACGTCGACGGTATGGCCCACGGCGCGCTGCGTATCCTGCGCGACCGCGAGGTCTACACGGCGATGGGGCACGCAGGCCGGGAGGCCGCCCTGACGCGGTTCCACCCGAGCAGAATCGTGCCGCAGTACCTGGCCGCATACGAGCACACCATCAGGAGGTGA
- a CDS encoding DegV family protein — translation MIAILTDSTCDLPPEHARQLGIHVVPLTVNLRERRLLDWQDIDPDAVYDHMKTGGMATTAPVEEDAFSRRYRELLRDHTHVVSIHLSGKLSDTVNRARHAAQALEGGERVHVIDSGLASTPLAEAVMAAQRAVGAGGNAADVERAVHHVRETMSAEFSVASLEYLRRGGRIGRTQELMANMLGVRPILHFEDGELRAVRRIKAAHAHHDMLDKLRERFGTAPISVTIAHAGRDTGRISALRTAVASSGLNVHKGRVQLIGPVIGAHVGPGTFGFMACPVA, via the coding sequence ATGATCGCGATCCTCACGGATTCCACGTGTGACCTGCCGCCCGAGCACGCGCGTCAGCTCGGCATTCACGTCGTGCCCCTCACCGTGAACCTGCGCGAACGCCGCCTGCTGGACTGGCAGGACATAGACCCGGACGCCGTGTATGACCACATGAAGACCGGCGGTATGGCGACCACCGCACCGGTGGAGGAGGACGCCTTCAGCCGCCGATACCGCGAGCTGCTGCGCGACCACACGCACGTGGTGTCCATCCACCTGTCCGGCAAGCTGTCGGACACCGTGAACCGCGCGCGGCACGCGGCGCAGGCGCTGGAGGGCGGAGAGCGCGTGCACGTGATCGACAGCGGCCTGGCCTCCACGCCGCTGGCCGAGGCCGTGATGGCCGCGCAGCGTGCCGTGGGCGCTGGCGGGAACGCCGCCGACGTCGAGCGCGCCGTGCACCATGTGCGCGAGACCATGTCCGCCGAGTTCAGCGTGGCCTCCCTGGAGTACCTGCGCCGGGGCGGGCGAATCGGGCGCACGCAGGAGCTCATGGCGAACATGCTGGGCGTGCGGCCCATCCTGCACTTCGAGGACGGAGAACTGCGGGCGGTGCGCCGCATCAAGGCGGCCCACGCGCACCACGACATGCTCGACAAACTCCGCGAGCGCTTCGGCACGGCGCCCATCAGCGTCACCATTGCGCACGCCGGCCGCGACACCGGCCGCATCTCGGCCCTGCGCACCGCCGTGGCGTCCAGCGGCCTGAACGTCCACAAGGGCCGCGTGCAGCTGATCGGCCCGGTGATCGGCGCCCACGTCGGCCCGGGCACCTTCGGTTTCATGGCCTGCCCGGTGGCGTGA